The sequence GTGACGATGACGGCCCACGCGGAGGCGCCGCCGAGGTGGTCCCGGGCGACGACCGGTCCGAGGACGTTGAGTGCGGAGAGCAGGAAGAATTGGAACGCGGTGGCGCTGAGGATGAGGGCGGCGAGCCAGTGCCGTTCGGCCACGCAGCGCAGGCCCTCGGCGATGTCCCGGACAACGGGCTTGCGCGCGCCGCGGGGCGGGTTGCCGAGGGGGCCGGCGAGGACGACGAGTGCCGCGCCGGCGAGGAACGTCGCGGCGTCCGCGAGCAGGATCCAGCCGGGGTCGGCGACGGCCAGCAGGAGGCCGGCGAGCACGGGGCCGGCGATCTCGGCGGTGTTGCCGACCAGGGAGAAGAGGCTGTACGTCTCCTGGAGCCTGCCCTCGGGCGCGACCTCGGCGACGGCCGCGGTCGAGGCGGGGTTGAAGAAGGCGCCGGTGGCGCCGCGGACGGCGGCCAGGGCGGCGATCGCCCACAGCGGCGCGTGGTGGAGCAGGATCACGGCGCCGCAGGCCGCCTGGGTGGCGAAGCCTCCCAGACTGGACCAGGCCATGACGGCCCGTCGGGGGTAGCGGTCGCCGATCACGCCGCCGATCAGGACGAGGCCGATGCTCGGTACTGCGCGGGCGGCGAGGACCGTGCCGAGTCCGGAGGCTCCGCCGCCGCTCTCCAGGACGGCGAACGCGAGGGCGACCGGTGCCAGCATGTCGCCGAGCACGGAGATGCCGCGTGCGGCGAACAGCCGGCGCAGGGCGCGGTGGCGCAGCAGGTGCCCGGTGGACCGGGCCGTGGTCTCTTCGCGGTGGGCGGCCGGCGGGGCCAGGGCTGTGTCCGGTGGTGCTTCCATGGGTCTCCTCGGGTGGTCCTGGGCTGCTCGTCGGGTGCTCGCCCGGGGCGGCTGCCGGGCGGGGCCGGCAGCCGCCCGCGCGGTGTCAGTCGTCGGCGGTCGCGCTGGTGAATTCGGCCTGCTCCCAGGCGCGGACGGCCCGGTAGTCCTGTTCCAGGCGCTCGGGGTCGGCGTGGCACAGGTAGAGGCCGCCGGGCTTGGTCCACAGGTCGACGGTCCGGCTGATCCGGTCGCCCGCCTTCACCGGGATGCGCAGGCCGTGGAAGGACGGCAGGGCGGTGATCGGCCGGAGGTCCAGGTCGCGGACGAGGCGGCCACTGGTCGGGGAGATGAGGCTGACGCCGAGGGCGTGCTGCCGCAGCGGGCGGGTCGGGCCGCGGTCCGTGACCTCCTCGGGGGCGAGGTAGCTCTGGACGACCTCGTCGAGGTGACAGGTGCCGAGGGCGCGCAGGCCGAGCGAGGGGTCGTGGCCGCCGGG comes from Streptomyces sp. TLI_235 and encodes:
- a CDS encoding transmembrane secretion effector: MEAPPDTALAPPAAHREETTARSTGHLLRHRALRRLFAARGISVLGDMLAPVALAFAVLESGGGASGLGTVLAARAVPSIGLVLIGGVIGDRYPRRAVMAWSSLGGFATQAACGAVILLHHAPLWAIAALAAVRGATGAFFNPASTAAVAEVAPEGRLQETYSLFSLVGNTAEIAGPVLAGLLLAVADPGWILLADAATFLAGAALVVLAGPLGNPPRGARKPVVRDIAEGLRCVAERHWLAALILSATAFQFFLLSALNVLGPVVARDHLGGASAWAVIVTALGSGGLCGTALSLKFRPTRPLRTGYLVMVLGAGPTLLLLAVPASLPLIAVSEFVSGAAIALFTAMESAAIAKEVPRELLSRVDAVNRFGSMALRPLGMAVIGPLAAACGTTTTLICAAAASLAAMLIPLAVKDVRALTA